GATGGAAGGTCGACGTTGCCGGATCGAAGTGTGCGTCGAACATGACCCACACATGGTTAATCCCGCGCGACTGAAGGTAGGCGGTGCAGTGGGCGGCGGTGACAAAGACGGTGGGCGAGATCAGCGTGCCGGAGCAAAAGAGGTCTTTCTGGCCGGGAGCGCGCCACTCCGCGACCATCGCGCCGACGTTGGGGTGGCGATCGCCGTCTAGCTCGCCATAGGTGATCGCTTTGGCAGGCGCGATCGTGGCGAGCAGCACGGCAACGAGCGACAAAACGGCGACGATCTTCCTCCGCATGATATTCTCCTTGCTAAAAACGGATGCCGGGAGTCGGGTGCTCGTATGACTCCGGCGTATGCCCGGCGCTGCAAGCAGGACGAGGCGGGCACCGACAGGGGCGGAAACGATCCTCTCACACTCAGGGATCATAACCGGTTTAGAACAGGTTTAATATAGCCCATTTGGGCTATGCGCGTATAGCCCGGAGCGCTATAGCAGACAGGACGAGCGCCCCATTGAACGCTCGTCCTGCTCTGTCTGACGCGGTCTGCGGATCGATTGGCTTCTGACTCTGGCCCTATGCCCGCAGGATGCCGATCTCAAGCGGCACGCCGCCGATCTCGACCTTCATCACGTGGCCCTGCTGCGGCACCGCGCCCAGGTGCAGCGCTTTGGCGAGCGTTTCGCCCTTGATGTAGCTGCCGTAGCGCTCGACCACCTGATCCAGCGACACGCCCTCGTGATGCGCGCCCAGGCCGCTCAGGTACAGCTCGATCCGGTCGGCGATCTCGAAGCCCGCCTCTTTGCGCGCATCCTGAATCACACGCACCAGATCGCGCGCCGCGCCCTCCTGGCGTAGCTCGTCGGTCAGCGTGGTATCGAGCGCGACGAGCACGCCGCCGTCCTCGGCCACGGCGTAGCCCTCCGGCGACGAGCTTTCGACCAGCACCTCCTCCGCCAGCAGCTCCAGCGGCTGCCCATCGACCGTCAGCGCGATCGGCTGGCCCGCCTCGGCGCGACGTCCGGCCTCGGCGGCATCCGAGCCGCTCAACTGCTCAAGCGCGGCTTTGATGCTCGGCACCTGCTTGCCGTACTTCTTGCCGACGAGCTTCAGGTTGGGCTTGAAGCGGTACTCGACCATTCCCGCGCCGGGGTTGCCCGCTGGGCCAAGGTACCTGACGGCCTTGACGTTCAACTCGTCGCGCAGCTCCTCCTCGAACCGCCGCAGCGCGTTGGTCTGCGTGGCTGTCGGCGCGCGCACCAGCAATGATTGAAGCGGCTGCCGCACTTTGACGCCGCTCTGCTTGCGGGCGGCGCGACCGGCAGTGACCGCGTGAAGCAGCGTCTCGGTGTCGTCGAGCAACTGCTGATCGATCGCCGCCTCGTCGACGGTCGGCCACGGAGCGAGATGGACGCTCACCGGCGCGTCGCGGGTACCCTCTGGGTGGTGCTCCGCCACCAGGTTGCGGTACATCGCCTCGCTGAGGAACGGCGTGAACGGCGCGAGCAGCTTGGCAAGCGTCACCAGACAGGTGTACAGGGTGGAGTAGGCCGCGTTCTTGTCGGCGTCGCTCTCCGATTTCCAGAAGCGCCGCCGGTTGCGCCGAACGTACCAGTTCGACAGCTCCTCGACAAACGTCTCGATCCGCTTGGTCGGCTGGTAGATGTCGTAGTCGGCCAGATCCGCCGTGACCTCGGCTACCAGCTTGTTGAGGCTTGCCAGCGCCCAGCGGTCGATGTCTTGCAGCCCCTCCGTCGCCGCCGTGCCCTGCGCAGGCTTCCAGCCGTCGAGGTTGGCGTATGTGACAAAGAAGCTGTAGGTGTTCCACAGCGTCAGCATAAACTGGCGCAGCATCTCGCCGACATGCTCCGGCGCGAACCGGCGCGGGTTGTACGGCGGCGCGCTGGCGTACATGTACCAGCGGGTCGCGTCCGCGCCGTACTGATCGACCAGCATGAACGGATCGACGACATTGCCGCGCGACTTCGACATTTTCTCGCCGCGCACGTCGAGGATATGGCCCAGGCAGATCACGTTCTTGAACGCTGGCCGGTCGAAGAGCAGCGTCGAGACGGCGTGCAGCGTGTAGAACCAGCCGCGCGTCTGGTCGATCGCCTCCGAAATGAAGTCGGCCTGGCCCGCCACCTGGAATAGCTCCTGGTTCTCGAAGGGATAGTGCCACTGCGCCACAGGCATCGATCCGCTGTCAAACCAGGCGTCGGCCACGTCGGGAACGCGCTTCATGCCGCCGCTGCCGCACGCGGCACAATCCCAGCTCGGCGCGTCGACGAAGGGCCGGTGCAGATCCAGGCTGGAAAGATCCTGTCCTGCCCGCTCGCTCAGATCCTTGACCGAGCCGATCACCTCGACCTGGCCGCACTCCTCGCAGGTCCAGATTGGCAGCGGCGTGCCCCAGTAGCGCTCGCGCGAGATCGCCCAGTCGATGTTGTTCTCCAGCCAGTTGCCGAAGCGTCCGTTCTTGATGTGATCGGGCACCCAGTGGATCTGCTGGTTGTTGGCGATCAGCTGGTCCTTTTTGGCCGTGGTGCGGATGTACCACGAGCGCTTGGCGTAGTTCAGCAGCGGCGTCTTGCAGCGCCAGCAGAAGGGATAGGTGTGCTTGACCCGTCCGCTCTTGAAGAGCAGGCCGCGCTGCTTGAGGTTGCGCGTGATCAGCGGATCGGCGTCTTTGAAGAACATTCCGCCGAAGCCAAGCTCGTTGAACTCAGGCAAGACCGCGCCGTTCAGATCGACCGAGAAGAGCGTCGGCATGCCGTACCTGCGCCCGATCTCAAGATCGCCGTAGGCCGGAGCGATATGCACGATGCCGGTGCCGTCCTCCAGCGAGACGAAATCGTCGGCCACGACGCGATAAGCCGTGCTCCAATCGACGGTTTCGCCTGGGCCGG
The window above is part of the Herpetosiphonaceae bacterium genome. Proteins encoded here:
- the ileS gene encoding isoleucine--tRNA ligase: MAFKPVDTRVSFPALESEIAQWWRESDVIKRSLESGDRNRPFIFFEGPPTANGKPGVHHVEARVTKDIINRFQRMQGHYVIGARGGWDTHGLPVEVEVEKELGFRGKPDIEKYGIEAFNAKCKESVGRYVAEFERLTERIAYWLDLENPYVTYDNSYVESLWWIVKELWQRDLLFRDYKTTWHCPRCGTTLADAEVALGYEDNTDDPSVWINFKVRPTDHALAGRLEGASLLAWTTTPWTLPANVSLAVKPDADYALVEKDGARYVMARALVEQVLGEDAQVLATVEGHTLVDLRYEPLFEGVPGPGETVDWSTAYRVVADDFVSLEDGTGIVHIAPAYGDLEIGRRYGMPTLFSVDLNGAVLPEFNELGFGGMFFKDADPLITRNLKQRGLLFKSGRVKHTYPFCWRCKTPLLNYAKRSWYIRTTAKKDQLIANNQQIHWVPDHIKNGRFGNWLENNIDWAISRERYWGTPLPIWTCEECGQVEVIGSVKDLSERAGQDLSSLDLHRPFVDAPSWDCAACGSGGMKRVPDVADAWFDSGSMPVAQWHYPFENQELFQVAGQADFISEAIDQTRGWFYTLHAVSTLLFDRPAFKNVICLGHILDVRGEKMSKSRGNVVDPFMLVDQYGADATRWYMYASAPPYNPRRFAPEHVGEMLRQFMLTLWNTYSFFVTYANLDGWKPAQGTAATEGLQDIDRWALASLNKLVAEVTADLADYDIYQPTKRIETFVEELSNWYVRRNRRRFWKSESDADKNAAYSTLYTCLVTLAKLLAPFTPFLSEAMYRNLVAEHHPEGTRDAPVSVHLAPWPTVDEAAIDQQLLDDTETLLHAVTAGRAARKQSGVKVRQPLQSLLVRAPTATQTNALRRFEEELRDELNVKAVRYLGPAGNPGAGMVEYRFKPNLKLVGKKYGKQVPSIKAALEQLSGSDAAEAGRRAEAGQPIALTVDGQPLELLAEEVLVESSSPEGYAVAEDGGVLVALDTTLTDELRQEGAARDLVRVIQDARKEAGFEIADRIELYLSGLGAHHEGVSLDQVVERYGSYIKGETLAKALHLGAVPQQGHVMKVEIGGVPLEIGILRA